The following DNA comes from Anopheles cruzii unplaced genomic scaffold, idAnoCruzAS_RS32_06 scaffold02782_ctg1, whole genome shotgun sequence.
cagtggcggctagctggctctaccaatatcggcggctattggtaacactcccccccagtacgacgacgcggttgtcggttgacgtcttcgtacgatagcctgctagcggccgccgcgcctgacagtttgtgtattgtttacCTGCGCTATCTTGTCTCGTCTGTCAGGctgtctgttgctgttgttttcccgcttctacgttacgttttcaatcaacacgttcgctatcaacctctctccctgctaatgcctttggtgaggcctgattattacgtatttcgcgatttactagtacctctcttctagggttttcgtgcggcctcgcggcctatgcccttgccgggctggttcctatgccctcgccgggcatccctaattctatgcccttgccgggctgggtatcgttcttgtttgggttcggatggcatcacgtcgagaacggcgagtttcgtgacgggtcgtacataagtgtttttcgccgtcctgacgcttgctgatctaacctgtccgtcccgcttgctgacgaacactcggtccaccgcgcccttcggccagtagtttcggggtagcttgggatcggctattactaccacgtcaccgatggaagccgctaacggcgtcgctagattgtccgggttcattttaagcttatgggacagtaaaatcacagccacgagcacgaagtcgagaacgaagcgcgatgtggtcgccgtaaacatgctcgacgccgtcagcagcatagcatagtcgaagacaaactcgccgcttatgatcgaaccgacggtggtcgcaaggatagacacaatgaacgccgccacgatcgcttgcacctgtaccgacGCTATGTTGCcagggaccattccgccgctcgggtggctgggatcaccaccacctccgaccgcatctcttcctgccgcgtcaccatcgccatcgccaccagcattgtccagctgcgcccgcttcgccgcGGCCATCGCGCCATCACCCTCACCGACATCAAGACCAGCCAGGCTGCCGGTCTCGGCACTGCTGAtaccgccccggtggtccgtctccgacgatgcgatcgacgtcgtgatgatcgaggttggtgaaccgctcgccgataatggatgattcggagactcatccgctccatcaccgttgttgccttcgtcactccgagactgagctgctactacgttctgcctctggttggtgcctccacagacggtccatcctaggcgggacttgaccgctaccggcgtgtttgctgcgccctctcgacatttcagtaccagccctacttgaaggtgcccaattccgatgaggagtcttgggcgggcatttgagtacgtgtccagtggcaggccccgcaggtgggggtaatgggcttgtagggctttgccgtcgagcgattgctccggcaggtccagtttccgcaccgtcttcactcCGGCCAGAGTATACTGGTGTCCCTGTAGCTTGCCCGAAACCGTCAGTGTCACGCTGCGCGATGCCTTCTCCACGCGAGTGACCCCACCCGTCCATTGTAGGTgtaggggctggctgggcccctcgaggccgagttcatcagcgagcccgtcctccaccagcgtgaaggacgacccttcgtccacgaaggccactgccgtaaccggtccgctcttaccgtatagtgtgacgggatggtaccgaaaccgggggctggcattgcaatcctcaca
Coding sequences within:
- the LOC128276880 gene encoding uncharacterized protein LOC128276880; translation: FVDEGSSFTLVEDGLADELGLEGPSQPLHLQWTGGVTRVEKASRSVTLTVSGKLQGHQYTLAGVKTVRKLDLPEQSLDGKALQAHYPHLRGLPLDTYSNARPRLLIGIGHLQVGLVLKCREGAANTPVAVKSRLGWTVCGGTNQRQNVVAAQSRS